A single window of Priestia filamentosa DNA harbors:
- a CDS encoding GAF domain-containing protein: MFHVENYSGQREKDFELVIKQLQALTADEPNTIANLANASSLLNQFLEEINWVGFYLTDEAKNQLVLGPFQGLPACVRIPFGRGVCGTAAAEQKTLRVKDVHEFPGHIACDSASQSEIVVPIIKDGKTIGVLDIDSPVKNRFDEQDEKYLNQFVDVLVQTL, translated from the coding sequence ATGTTTCATGTCGAAAATTATAGTGGACAAAGAGAGAAAGACTTTGAGCTTGTTATTAAACAACTTCAAGCTCTAACAGCTGATGAACCAAACACTATTGCTAATTTGGCGAACGCTTCATCACTTCTAAATCAATTTTTAGAAGAAATCAACTGGGTTGGTTTTTATCTTACAGATGAAGCTAAAAATCAACTTGTTCTTGGACCTTTCCAAGGGCTTCCTGCATGCGTTCGAATTCCATTTGGAAGAGGCGTTTGCGGTACTGCTGCTGCTGAACAAAAGACACTTCGTGTTAAAGATGTACACGAGTTTCCAGGCCACATTGCTTGTGACAGTGCTTCTCAATCTGAGATTGTTGTTCCAATTATCAAAGATGGAAAAACAATTGGAGTCTTAGATATTGATAGCCCTGTTAAAAACCGTTTTGATGAACAAGATGAAAAATATCTAAATCAGTTTGTTGACGTATTAGTTCAAACGCTATAA
- the hisJ gene encoding histidinol-phosphatase HisJ — MKKDGHIHTPFCPHGSSDELRSYVYKAVTQGFEEISFTEHAPLPPSFKDPTPLKDSAMKMSEMELYIEQIEKVKKEFQKEVKINVGLEVDYINEYEEETRQFLNTYGPYLDDSLLSVHFLNREDSFYCLDYSEEEFEHIITKFGSVEEVYKAYFEAVASSVKADLGSYKPKRIGHITLVHKFQKKFPCEVSFQNEVLHILHEVKNRNLELDYNAAGFHKPLCQEAYPSKEVVALAQQKNIPLVYGSDAHCAKDVGQSYTKLFER, encoded by the coding sequence ATGAAGAAAGACGGTCACATTCATACTCCATTTTGTCCCCATGGTTCAAGTGATGAATTAAGGAGTTATGTTTATAAAGCAGTTACACAAGGATTTGAAGAAATTTCTTTCACAGAGCATGCTCCCCTTCCTCCTTCTTTCAAGGATCCTACTCCATTGAAAGATAGTGCTATGAAAATGAGCGAAATGGAACTCTATATTGAGCAAATTGAGAAAGTGAAGAAAGAGTTTCAAAAAGAAGTGAAGATTAATGTTGGATTAGAGGTAGATTATATTAACGAATATGAAGAAGAGACTAGGCAATTTCTTAATACATATGGGCCATATCTTGACGATAGCTTATTGTCTGTTCATTTCCTTAATAGAGAAGATTCGTTTTACTGTTTAGACTATAGTGAGGAAGAATTTGAACATATTATCACAAAGTTTGGCTCTGTGGAAGAAGTTTACAAAGCTTATTTTGAAGCAGTTGCTTCATCAGTTAAAGCAGATTTAGGGTCTTACAAGCCGAAACGAATAGGTCATATAACACTTGTTCATAAATTCCAAAAAAAGTTTCCATGTGAAGTCTCTTTTCAAAATGAAGTTTTGCATATTTTACATGAAGTGAAGAACCGAAATTTAGAACTCGATTATAATGCAGCTGGATTTCACAAACCACTTTGTCAAGAAGCATATCCTTCTAAAGAAGTTGTTGCACTTGCTCAACAAAAAAACATCCCTCTTGTTTATGGGTCAGATGCCCATTGTGCGAAGGATGTTGGTCAAAGCTACACAAAACTTTTTGAAAGATAA
- the rpsD gene encoding 30S ribosomal protein S4 produces MARYTGPSWKLSRRLGVSLSGTGKELEKRPYAPGPHGPGQRKKISEYGLQLQEKQKLRHMYGVNERQFRNLFVKAGKMEGIHGENFMTLLEARLDNIVYRLGLARTRRQARQLVNHGHILVDGSRVDIPSYRVTPGQVVSVREKSRNLSIVKEAIEVTNFVPDYVTFDAEKLEGTFTRLPERSELPAEINEALIVEFYSR; encoded by the coding sequence ATGGCTCGCTATACAGGTCCAAGTTGGAAATTATCTCGTCGTTTAGGTGTTTCACTAAGCGGAACAGGTAAAGAATTAGAAAAACGTCCTTACGCTCCAGGTCCACACGGTCCAGGACAACGTAAAAAAATCTCTGAGTATGGTTTACAATTACAAGAGAAACAAAAATTACGTCATATGTACGGAGTTAACGAACGTCAATTCCGTAACTTATTCGTAAAAGCAGGTAAAATGGAAGGTATCCACGGTGAAAACTTCATGACACTTCTTGAAGCTCGTCTTGATAACATCGTATATCGTCTAGGTCTTGCACGCACTCGTCGTCAAGCTCGTCAATTAGTTAACCATGGTCATATTCTTGTTGATGGTTCTCGCGTTGACATCCCATCTTACCGTGTAACTCCAGGTCAAGTTGTTTCTGTACGTGAAAAGTCACGTAACCTTTCTATCGTTAAAGAAGCAATCGAAGTAACAAACTTCGTACCTGATTATGTTACATTTGATGCTGAGAAATTAGAAGGTACTTTCACTCGCTTACCAGAGCGTTCTGAATTACCAGCTGAGATCAACGAAGCACTTATCGTAGAGTTCTACTCTCGTTAA
- a CDS encoding acetoin utilization AcuB family protein: MIVEEIMSRNLITLLPTDKIKQAVVLMNKYHVRHIPVVDKEYTLLGIVSDRDIKDAAPSIFAQDHEFEEFEKPVHKIMTKNVIVAYPLDFVEEISFTFYENKISCLPIIRKGKLVGLVTKTDILNTLVQLTGAHQPGSQIEVKVPNVAGKLSEVTKLLSDHHLNILSVLVYPYKQDDTYRTIVFRIETLNPTKAIYTLVEHGYEVLRPHITDVIR; the protein is encoded by the coding sequence ATGATTGTTGAAGAGATTATGAGTAGAAATCTAATTACTCTTCTGCCAACAGATAAGATTAAACAAGCTGTTGTTCTCATGAATAAGTATCATGTTCGTCATATTCCAGTTGTAGATAAAGAATATACGCTTCTTGGCATTGTTTCAGATCGTGATATAAAAGATGCTGCTCCTTCAATTTTTGCCCAAGATCACGAATTTGAAGAATTCGAGAAGCCTGTTCATAAGATTATGACGAAAAATGTGATCGTGGCATATCCGCTTGATTTTGTTGAAGAAATCTCATTTACCTTTTATGAAAACAAAATTAGCTGCCTCCCTATTATTCGCAAAGGCAAGCTCGTCGGACTTGTAACCAAGACTGATATATTGAATACTCTTGTTCAATTAACAGGTGCACACCAACCAGGTTCTCAAATTGAAGTAAAGGTTCCAAATGTAGCAGGTAAACTTAGTGAAGTCACAAAGCTATTAAGTGACCATCACCTAAATATTTTAAGCGTTCTCGTTTATCCTTATAAGCAAGATGATACATACCGTACAATTGTTTTTCGCATTGAAACGCTCAACCCGACAAAAGCAATCTATACCTTAGTTGAACACGGTTATGAAGTAT
- a CDS encoding GNAT family N-acetyltransferase, whose protein sequence is MRHIKTYHAKEIKTKQGPIIVEGPIQTNRLKELHFHEGLTAFRPSDQQKEALLEISELEEGRIIIARYKDTVVGYVTFLYPDPLERWSEGNLENLIELGAIEVAPPFREISIGKNLLEVSMMDKMMENYIIITTEYYWHWDLKGTGLNVWEYRKAMEKMMETGGLTWVATDDPEICSHPANCLMARFGKKVNHESVQKFDQLRFQNRFMY, encoded by the coding sequence TTGAGGCATATAAAAACGTACCACGCCAAAGAAATAAAAACAAAGCAAGGTCCAATCATTGTAGAAGGCCCTATCCAAACAAATAGATTAAAAGAGCTTCATTTTCATGAAGGATTAACGGCCTTTAGACCTTCTGATCAACAGAAAGAAGCATTGCTTGAAATTTCAGAGCTTGAAGAAGGGCGCATTATTATTGCCCGTTATAAGGATACTGTTGTAGGCTATGTCACATTTCTATATCCTGATCCACTTGAGCGGTGGTCTGAAGGAAATTTAGAGAACTTGATTGAACTTGGTGCTATTGAAGTTGCTCCTCCTTTTCGAGAAATATCTATTGGAAAAAATCTTTTAGAAGTTTCAATGATGGATAAGATGATGGAAAACTATATTATTATTACAACTGAATACTATTGGCATTGGGATTTAAAAGGCACTGGGTTAAATGTTTGGGAGTATCGAAAAGCAATGGAAAAAATGATGGAAACAGGAGGACTTACTTGGGTAGCCACAGATGATCCTGAAATTTGCTCTCACCCCGCTAACTGCTTAATGGCTCGGTTCGGTAAGAAAGTAAATCATGAATCTGTGCAGAAGTTTGATCAACTTCGTTTTCAAAATCGCTTTATGTACTAA
- the refZ gene encoding forespore capture DNA-binding protein RefZ has product MLKEKVETKERVLDAAVSLFQIKGFNGTSVREIAKKAGVNVANISYYFDGKEGLLEYIVTKFFEGYIKEMDKVWRSFQNRPVRECFGQMLFHLMKYQHKHREVARVIYRELSVDTTFVREIMSTYLTKEKYYLKMLLELGMKRKEFRHVSISFTIMQLKGMMTMPYLHQQYAAEVLHVLTHEEYFVTKYTSELQQWINEHICLPCAPLQLVVK; this is encoded by the coding sequence ATGTTGAAGGAAAAAGTAGAAACAAAAGAAAGAGTGTTGGATGCAGCTGTTTCCTTGTTTCAAATTAAAGGATTTAACGGGACTTCTGTTCGCGAGATTGCGAAAAAGGCAGGTGTGAATGTAGCAAATATCTCTTACTACTTTGATGGGAAAGAGGGACTCCTTGAGTATATTGTTACTAAGTTCTTTGAAGGCTATATTAAAGAAATGGATAAAGTATGGCGATCATTTCAAAATCGGCCTGTGCGAGAATGCTTCGGTCAAATGCTTTTTCACTTAATGAAATATCAGCACAAACATAGGGAAGTTGCTCGGGTCATTTACCGGGAACTTTCCGTAGATACAACGTTTGTTCGGGAGATTATGTCAACCTATTTAACGAAAGAGAAATATTATTTAAAAATGCTCCTAGAGCTTGGCATGAAAAGAAAAGAATTTCGACATGTGAGTATTTCATTTACAATTATGCAGCTTAAGGGCATGATGACAATGCCGTATTTGCATCAGCAGTATGCAGCGGAAGTGCTTCATGTCCTCACACATGAGGAGTATTTTGTTACTAAATATACGAGTGAGCTACAGCAGTGGATTAACGAGCATATATGCTTGCCATGCGCTCCGCTGCAGCTTGTTGTAAAATAA
- the acsA gene encoding acetate--CoA ligase, protein MGMEALPVINGNYNLQNYNDVYSNFNWKNVEEQFSWYESGKLNMAYEAIDRHANSFRKNKVALFYENGERKEKYTFREMSALSNKAANVLKKTTDVEKGDRVFIFMPRSPELYFAVLGAIKVGAIVGPLFEAFMEGAVKDRLEDSEAKVLITTKELLERVPVSDLPALKSVLIVGEDVEEDDVYLDFNKHFSEASSTFEPVWVEREDGLILHYTSGSTGKPKGVLHVHNAMVQHYQTAKWVLDLQEDDIYWCTADPGWVTGTSYGIFGPWLAGATNVIVGGRFSPDNWYKALADYGVTVWYSAPTAFRMLMGAGDELMRKYDLSNLRHIVSVGEPLNPEVIRWGMKVFNLRIHDTWWMTETGGQVICNYPAMEIRPGSMGKPIPGIKAAIVDDRGQELPPNRMGNLAIAKGWPSMMRSIWNNPEKYETYFMPGDWYVSGDSAYMDEDGYFWFQGRVDDVIMTSGERVGPFEVESKLVEHEAVAEAGVIGKPDPVRGEVIKAFIALRDGYEPSDELIENIRQFVKKGLAAHAAPREIEFREKLPKTRSGKIMRRVLKAWELDLPAGDLSSMED, encoded by the coding sequence ATGGGGATGGAAGCGCTTCCGGTGATTAATGGGAATTATAACTTACAAAATTATAATGATGTTTACAGCAATTTTAACTGGAAAAACGTTGAAGAGCAATTTTCGTGGTATGAGAGTGGGAAACTAAATATGGCCTATGAAGCAATTGACAGGCATGCAAACTCTTTCAGGAAAAATAAAGTAGCGCTCTTTTACGAAAACGGAGAAAGAAAAGAGAAATATACTTTTAGGGAAATGAGTGCTTTGTCTAACAAAGCTGCCAATGTTCTCAAAAAGACAACAGATGTAGAAAAAGGGGACAGGGTGTTCATCTTTATGCCTCGATCGCCTGAACTGTACTTTGCAGTGCTAGGTGCTATTAAAGTAGGCGCAATTGTAGGGCCGCTTTTTGAAGCATTTATGGAGGGGGCTGTAAAAGATCGCTTAGAAGATAGTGAAGCGAAAGTACTTATCACAACGAAGGAGCTGTTAGAAAGAGTTCCCGTCAGTGATCTTCCTGCTTTAAAAAGTGTTCTTATTGTAGGAGAAGATGTTGAGGAAGACGATGTTTACCTTGATTTTAATAAACATTTTAGTGAAGCAAGTTCAACATTTGAGCCTGTTTGGGTAGAACGTGAGGACGGACTTATTCTTCACTATACGTCAGGATCAACTGGAAAACCAAAAGGTGTTTTACATGTACACAATGCTATGGTACAGCATTACCAAACAGCAAAATGGGTGCTTGACTTACAAGAAGACGATATTTACTGGTGCACAGCAGATCCAGGATGGGTAACAGGTACGTCTTATGGTATTTTTGGACCGTGGCTTGCTGGAGCAACAAATGTAATTGTTGGGGGCCGTTTTAGTCCTGATAACTGGTATAAAGCATTGGCTGATTATGGAGTAACTGTTTGGTATAGTGCTCCAACAGCGTTTAGAATGTTAATGGGAGCAGGGGACGAGCTCATGAGGAAGTATGATTTAAGTAATCTTCGTCATATTGTGAGCGTTGGAGAGCCCCTAAATCCTGAAGTTATTAGATGGGGAATGAAAGTATTTAATCTTCGTATTCATGATACATGGTGGATGACAGAAACAGGAGGCCAAGTGATCTGTAATTACCCAGCAATGGAAATTCGTCCAGGATCAATGGGGAAACCAATTCCAGGAATTAAGGCAGCCATTGTAGATGATAGAGGACAGGAGCTTCCTCCAAACCGTATGGGTAATCTAGCTATTGCAAAAGGGTGGCCTTCAATGATGAGGTCAATTTGGAATAACCCTGAAAAGTATGAAACGTATTTTATGCCTGGCGATTGGTATGTGTCAGGTGATTCGGCTTATATGGATGAAGACGGATATTTTTGGTTCCAAGGAAGAGTAGATGACGTTATTATGACGTCGGGTGAACGAGTAGGTCCGTTTGAAGTGGAAAGTAAACTTGTAGAACATGAGGCTGTTGCAGAGGCAGGCGTTATCGGTAAGCCAGATCCTGTGCGTGGAGAAGTTATTAAAGCATTTATTGCTTTAAGAGATGGATATGAGCCTTCTGATGAACTTATCGAGAATATTCGTCAGTTTGTAAAGAAAGGCCTTGCAGCACATGCTGCACCACGAGAGATTGAATTTAGAGAAAAGCTACCGAAAACAAGAAGTGGAAAAATTATGCGTCGCGTGTTGAAAGCATGGGAGCTTGATTTGCCTGCTGGAGACCTTTCTTCAATGGAAGATTAA
- a CDS encoding sensor domain-containing diguanylate cyclase: MIGENGVICSEQEMNFIEKFAHTTGAALENAKLHEQLEQVIEDVKLINETSHKLNSSLRLDDTIHYMTEKILPFFMLKVLVFFSVITNDKYKILEGSTELFFQTKNKPYIDKIYKKINREKESKFINDTDTLFGEKFPYRSLIALPMIHNNKMFGLVLIVHVKPYFFIFNHYRVLQSLVHHSTLAFTNSILREELESLVVTDHLTKLYSRSYLDEQIQQSIERDKLGSLLLLDIDNFKQVNDTYGHQTGDQVIIQVASIIKNNLRDGNIGARWGGEELAVYLPNVPQHIAVSIAQRLVAEVHKETVPHTTVSCGVSSWERGEKSAHRLFIKADKALYQAKNNGKNQVVKSCEK; encoded by the coding sequence ATGATCGGAGAAAATGGAGTTATTTGCTCAGAGCAGGAAATGAATTTTATTGAAAAATTCGCTCATACAACAGGAGCAGCTTTAGAAAATGCCAAGCTTCATGAACAGTTGGAACAGGTGATTGAAGATGTCAAACTTATTAATGAGACTTCACATAAGCTCAACTCAAGTCTACGGTTAGACGATACGATTCATTATATGACAGAGAAAATCCTTCCTTTTTTCATGCTAAAGGTGTTGGTTTTCTTCTCTGTAATTACAAATGATAAGTATAAAATATTAGAAGGTAGTACAGAATTATTTTTTCAAACAAAAAACAAGCCTTATATTGATAAAATTTATAAGAAAATTAACAGAGAAAAAGAGTCGAAATTTATCAATGACACAGATACACTATTTGGCGAGAAGTTTCCATATCGTTCTCTTATTGCTCTTCCTATGATTCACAACAATAAAATGTTCGGACTTGTCCTCATTGTTCATGTTAAGCCATACTTCTTTATATTTAACCACTATAGAGTATTACAATCCCTTGTACATCATTCAACACTTGCTTTTACAAATTCTATTTTGCGAGAGGAGTTAGAAAGTTTAGTTGTAACAGATCACCTTACAAAACTTTATTCACGAAGTTATCTAGATGAGCAAATTCAGCAGTCTATAGAACGGGACAAACTTGGTTCTCTTCTTTTGTTGGATATTGATAATTTTAAGCAAGTGAATGATACGTATGGTCATCAAACAGGAGATCAAGTCATTATACAAGTGGCCTCAATTATAAAAAATAATTTGAGAGATGGAAATATTGGAGCTAGATGGGGAGGTGAAGAGCTTGCTGTTTATTTGCCAAATGTTCCACAACATATCGCAGTCAGTATTGCACAGCGCCTTGTCGCAGAAGTCCATAAGGAAACTGTTCCACATACAACCGTTTCGTGCGGCGTTTCATCGTGGGAAAGGGGTGAAAAGTCAGCACATCGGTTATTTATTAAGGCTGATAAAGCTCTTTATCAAGCGAAAAATAACGGGAAAAATCAGGTTGTAAAAAGTTGTGAAAAATAA
- the tyrS gene encoding tyrosine--tRNA ligase — translation MNLIEDLQYRGLINQMTDEEGLTKLLAEESVTLYCGFDPTADSLHIGHLLPILMLKRFQEAGHRPLPLVGGATGLIGDPSGKKAERTLNEKEVVDLWVERIKEQLSRFLEFKEGDNAAKMTNNYDWVGNMDVVSFLRDIGKNFGLNYMLAKDTVQSRIETGISFTEFTYMILQSLDFLRLYQNEGCRLQIGGSDQWGNITSGLELIRKSEENAKAYGLTVPLVTKSDGTKFGKTEGGAVWLDSEKTSPYEFYQFWINTDDRDVIKYIKYFTFLSHEEIEELNRKTKEEPEQRAAQKALAEEMTKLVHNEKALEQAIRISQALFKGEIKALTGAEIKQGFKDVPTFEVKKDEEIGLIDLLVSAKISPSKRQAREDIGNGAVYINGEREQDLQKTLSAEDRIDGEFTVIRRGKKKYFVIEYK, via the coding sequence ATGAATCTTATCGAAGATTTACAATACCGTGGTCTTATTAATCAAATGACAGATGAGGAAGGACTAACAAAGCTGTTAGCTGAAGAAAGTGTAACGCTTTACTGTGGGTTTGATCCGACAGCAGACAGTTTGCATATTGGTCATTTACTTCCTATCCTCATGTTAAAGAGATTCCAAGAAGCAGGACACCGTCCACTTCCTCTTGTTGGTGGAGCAACAGGTCTTATTGGAGATCCAAGTGGTAAGAAAGCAGAACGAACTTTAAATGAAAAAGAAGTTGTGGATCTATGGGTTGAGCGTATTAAAGAACAGCTTTCCCGCTTTTTAGAGTTTAAAGAAGGCGATAACGCAGCAAAAATGACAAACAACTATGACTGGGTTGGCAATATGGATGTTGTATCATTCTTGCGCGATATCGGAAAAAACTTTGGCTTAAATTACATGCTTGCTAAAGACACTGTACAATCTCGTATTGAAACAGGTATTTCATTTACTGAATTCACGTATATGATCCTACAATCACTTGATTTCCTTCGTCTATATCAAAATGAAGGGTGTCGTTTGCAAATTGGTGGAAGCGATCAGTGGGGAAATATTACATCTGGATTAGAATTAATTCGCAAATCAGAAGAAAATGCAAAAGCATATGGTTTAACTGTCCCACTTGTAACAAAATCTGATGGAACAAAGTTTGGAAAAACAGAAGGTGGCGCAGTTTGGTTAGACTCAGAAAAAACGTCGCCATATGAGTTCTACCAATTCTGGATTAATACAGATGATCGCGATGTAATTAAGTACATTAAGTACTTTACTTTCTTAAGTCATGAGGAAATTGAAGAACTTAATCGCAAAACAAAAGAAGAGCCCGAGCAACGCGCAGCTCAAAAAGCACTAGCTGAAGAAATGACGAAACTTGTTCATAATGAAAAAGCTTTAGAGCAAGCGATCCGTATTTCACAGGCATTGTTTAAAGGGGAAATCAAAGCTTTGACAGGTGCTGAGATTAAGCAAGGATTCAAAGATGTTCCAACATTTGAAGTGAAAAAAGACGAAGAGATCGGTCTTATTGATCTTCTTGTATCAGCAAAAATCTCTCCATCTAAACGTCAAGCACGTGAAGATATCGGAAATGGCGCAGTTTATATTAATGGAGAACGTGAGCAAGATTTACAAAAAACATTATCAGCGGAAGACCGTATTGACGGCGAGTTCACGGTTATTCGTAGAGGTAAGAAGAAGTACTTTGTAATTGAGTATAAATAA
- a CDS encoding transglycosylase domain-containing protein → MWEKWKTKLKELLASLKDGQSSTYIKRGKLASLVIYNIVIIGFIFLLVIGSFAFGAGSGYFASLIKDESPPSKKEMSDALTNYSETSEIYFANNVSLGKLRSNLERDEVKLENVSPHLVNALISTEDEYFYKHDGVVPKAVLRALYQDVSNSATRTGGSTLTQQLIKNQMLTNEVSFTRKANEILLALRVENYFSKEEILEAYLNVAYFGRNSAGSNIAGVQTAAQGLFGRDAKDLTLEQAAFIAGLPQSPSRYTPFTQAGQLKEDLSPGVKRMKTVLFRMKRAGYITKQEYEQAINYDITKDFKTSSPSVVEKYPWLNFEVEKQVRKILAEQLANKAGISTEKLYGDKALLQQYTEQADLNMRQNGYRIHTTIHKDIYDAMENVTKNFNGFNNYVKVNTGSVMIDNKTGAIISFVGGRDYESSQYNYATSVEKPNGSTMKPLLVYAPAIQNGLISANSTISNSAFTWGNWSPKNAGKNYTAPVTVRKALTYSYNIPAARVYKMNKGNNPVSYLEKMGFTSLQKEDYVNASLALGAMRTGVTVEENVNAYTTFANKGQFKDAYLIEKIETRDGKVLYQHETKPTTVFSTNTSNQMISIMRDVVQTGTAARVRSYLQFNSDLAGKTGTTQNENDLWFVASNPNVTFGTWVGRLNSPQSSAKPGDHLRLWAQYMNAAYRVEPNLIAPSERFQP, encoded by the coding sequence ATGTGGGAAAAGTGGAAAACAAAACTAAAGGAGCTATTAGCTAGCCTTAAAGATGGACAATCATCCACTTATATAAAAAGAGGAAAGTTAGCCTCTCTCGTTATTTATAATATTGTTATTATTGGCTTCATTTTTTTACTTGTAATCGGTTCATTTGCCTTTGGAGCAGGCTCTGGATATTTTGCTTCCCTCATTAAAGACGAGTCACCTCCTTCTAAAAAGGAGATGAGTGACGCTTTAACGAATTATAGCGAAACAAGCGAAATTTACTTTGCTAACAATGTATCTCTAGGAAAGCTACGATCAAATCTTGAGCGTGATGAAGTGAAGTTAGAAAATGTTTCTCCTCACCTCGTTAATGCCCTCATTTCGACAGAAGATGAGTATTTCTATAAACATGACGGAGTAGTTCCAAAAGCTGTTCTTCGAGCTCTTTATCAAGATGTTTCAAATTCTGCTACGAGAACAGGCGGAAGTACATTAACACAGCAGCTTATTAAAAATCAGATGTTAACAAATGAAGTTTCCTTTACAAGGAAAGCAAATGAGATTCTTCTTGCCCTCCGTGTTGAAAACTACTTCTCCAAAGAGGAAATTTTAGAAGCTTATCTAAACGTTGCTTACTTTGGAAGAAATTCAGCGGGAAGCAATATTGCAGGTGTTCAAACAGCTGCTCAAGGACTGTTTGGACGAGATGCAAAAGATCTGACACTTGAACAAGCAGCCTTTATTGCTGGCCTTCCTCAAAGTCCATCCCGCTATACACCATTTACGCAAGCTGGACAATTAAAGGAAGATCTTTCTCCAGGAGTAAAACGAATGAAAACCGTGCTCTTCCGCATGAAACGAGCTGGGTACATTACCAAACAGGAGTATGAACAAGCAATAAACTACGATATTACAAAAGACTTTAAAACTTCTTCTCCTTCTGTTGTAGAAAAGTATCCTTGGTTGAATTTTGAAGTGGAAAAGCAAGTGCGTAAAATTTTAGCAGAGCAGCTTGCAAACAAAGCAGGTATTAGTACAGAAAAGCTCTATGGTGATAAAGCTCTTCTTCAACAGTATACCGAGCAAGCAGATCTTAATATGAGACAAAACGGTTACCGCATTCACACTACAATTCATAAAGATATCTATGATGCAATGGAAAACGTAACGAAAAATTTCAACGGCTTTAATAATTACGTAAAAGTCAATACCGGTAGTGTGATGATTGATAACAAAACAGGAGCTATTATTAGTTTTGTTGGAGGCCGCGATTACGAAAGTTCTCAATATAACTATGCTACAAGCGTAGAAAAGCCTAATGGTTCAACAATGAAGCCACTGCTTGTATATGCACCTGCTATCCAAAACGGATTAATTTCCGCTAACTCTACGATTAGTAATAGTGCCTTTACTTGGGGAAACTGGTCACCAAAAAATGCAGGAAAAAATTATACTGCTCCAGTAACGGTAAGAAAAGCACTTACATACTCTTACAATATTCCAGCTGCGAGAGTATATAAGATGAACAAAGGAAACAATCCAGTCTCTTACCTAGAAAAAATGGGCTTTACTTCTCTCCAAAAAGAGGATTACGTGAATGCTTCCCTTGCATTAGGAGCCATGCGAACAGGCGTAACAGTTGAAGAAAACGTCAATGCTTATACAACGTTTGCGAATAAAGGCCAATTCAAGGACGCTTACCTTATCGAAAAAATTGAAACGCGCGATGGGAAAGTTTTATATCAACACGAGACAAAACCAACAACCGTGTTCTCTACTAATACTTCTAACCAAATGATTAGTATAATGAGAGATGTTGTCCAAACAGGAACCGCTGCAAGAGTACGAAGTTACTTACAGTTTAATTCTGATCTTGCTGGAAAAACTGGAACAACTCAAAATGAAAATGATTTATGGTTTGTTGCATCGAATCCAAATGTAACATTTGGAACATGGGTAGGACGCTTAAATAGTCCGCAAAGTTCAGCAAAACCAGGAGATCACTTACGACTGTGGGCTCAGTATATGAATGCAGCATATCGAGTGGAACCTAATCTTATAGCTCCATCTGAACGCTTTCAACCTTAA